Genomic window (Paenibacillus sp. PK3_47):
CAGGCAGCCCTATCCGGATGAAGCTGCCCCGTCATTCCGCTTATATGTATGAAGTCTAAACCACGCAATGATTTTACCTTGAAAGGCCGTTGATATTTTGCATCATACATTAGACAACACTCACCGGCTGCTGGTCATTTCCGACATTCACGGACATGCCGGAGGACTGCAGCTGCTGCTTGATGCTGCCGAATATAATCCCCGGACTGACCGCCTGGTTCTGGCGGGGGATTACATAGATGAAGACCGGCAAAGCTTTGAAACGCTGCATATGATCCGTAAGTTGACGGATGAAGGGGCAGTCGCCCTGCCCGGCAATATGGAGACCCGGTGGCTGAGCCATTCCGGTGAAGTAACCAGCAGGTGTGCAAGCCTGCGCAGCTGGCTGGAAGGTCTGCCTCCTTACTTTGAAGCAGACGGATATCTGTTTGTGCATGCCGGATTCCGCCCGGGTGTGCCGCTGACAGAACAGACGCTGCCGGACATGACAGAAATCCGCCAGGATTTCTGGGAAGCGGAGCTGCCAGCTTTTGCAGAGAAGGGCATTGTGTTCGGGCATACTCCGACATTCAAGATGGGGGGGACAGCAGGCGAAATCTGGAGAAGGCCGGGAAAAATCGGCATTGATACCGGAGCGAAGCACGGCTGCAGGCTGACGCTGCTTGATGTCCATAACCGGGTAGCCTATTCCTGCTCCACAGCATCCGGCAGGGGAAGCTATACAGACTTCCGTGCCGATCTGCTGGTGGAATGCTGAGTGAAAGAAGAGGGAGGTTTCACACGCCTGAAATTACAGGCGAATGTGAAGCCTCCTTTTTTGCTATCCCCGGATGTGGAGTCTCCGCATACAGAGCCTATAGAACCTGCTGCTCCCGCTGGCCTATATGTCATGCCTTGTTATGAGCTGCTGCAGCCATTTTTTATTGACAGGGATAGGGGATTGATCCATAATACAATCCATACTAAACAGATATGATTTATTGGGAGGAGAGGGTCAGAGATGTCACAATTTAAAGCATCCTTTAAGAAGTCCTTGGGGACAGGGTTATTAGCAGTTCTATTATTGGTGGTTATTGCCGGATGCTCCGGGGCCAATAATGAACCTGCTCCAACTGAAGGAGCTCAGGCAAACGCGGGTCAAACCGCAAATGAGAGCGCCAATACGGGCGGGCCTGCGGCGGCAGGAGGAACTTTCACCTACGGACGGCCAGCAGCCGTAACCTCGTTTGATCTGCATAATCAGATTACATCCAACAATGCTTTTGCGATTGATAAAGTATTCGAATCCCTGGTCGCTTTTGACAGCAAGGGGGAAATCGTAGACTGGCTTGCTGCCTCGCATACGATTAGCGAAGACGGATTGACCTATACCTTTGTATTGCGTGACGGCCTGAAATTCTCTGACGGTACTGATGTGACTGCGGAGGATGCGGTATTCTCGCTTGAGCGGCATTTGAAGGTCGGCGGCCCGCTGGCTATAGCAGCCAAGGTGGATTCCGTAACCGCACAGGATAACAAAACACTGGTAATTACGCTCCAGGAGCCGTATACACCGTTTATCTCGGAGCTGTCCAACTTCTCAAACGGCATTATTCCGGACAATTTTGGCGGTGCAACTGAAGAGGAGTTTTTCAAAAAACCGGTAGGTACCGGCCCCTTTGTTATTGAAGCATGGGATCCGGCGGGTGACGTGACGTTCGTGAAGAACACCAGCTACTGGCAGGAAGGCAAACCGTCCATTGACAAGCTTGTATATAAGCTGATTGAAGACGACAGCCAGGCGATCAACCAGCTGAAGGCGGGCGAAGTCCATGCTGTTGAAGCGCTGGCGCTGCAAAATGCCGAAGAGCTGAAGAATGGCGCGGATACAGCAGTAGTAACCAATGGAAGCTGGGTAACAGAGCAGTTGTTCTTCAATACGCTTGATGAGCATTTCAAGGATGTGCATGTCCGCCGGGCTCTGGCTTTGGCGCTTGACCGTGAAGGATTAACCAAGGCGCTGACCTTCGGCTATGCCCAGACTGCGAATTCTTTGCTGCCGACAACGATTCCTTATAATGCAAATGATACGATTAAGGCACTGGACTTTGATGTGGAAGCGGCCAAAGCAGAGCTGGCTAAATCCGCTTTCCCTGACGGCTTCTCAACCAAACTGCTCGTCGCATCCGGCAACAGCACAAGAGCCCAGGAAGCGCAGATCATCCAGGCAGCGGGCCAGTCCATCGGCATCAACATTGAGATTGAATCGATCGAGC
Coding sequences:
- a CDS encoding metallophosphoesterase, with protein sequence MHHTLDNTHRLLVISDIHGHAGGLQLLLDAAEYNPRTDRLVLAGDYIDEDRQSFETLHMIRKLTDEGAVALPGNMETRWLSHSGEVTSRCASLRSWLEGLPPYFEADGYLFVHAGFRPGVPLTEQTLPDMTEIRQDFWEAELPAFAEKGIVFGHTPTFKMGGTAGEIWRRPGKIGIDTGAKHGCRLTLLDVHNRVAYSCSTASGRGSYTDFRADLLVEC
- a CDS encoding ABC transporter substrate-binding protein, giving the protein MSQFKASFKKSLGTGLLAVLLLVVIAGCSGANNEPAPTEGAQANAGQTANESANTGGPAAAGGTFTYGRPAAVTSFDLHNQITSNNAFAIDKVFESLVAFDSKGEIVDWLAASHTISEDGLTYTFVLRDGLKFSDGTDVTAEDAVFSLERHLKVGGPLAIAAKVDSVTAQDNKTLVITLQEPYTPFISELSNFSNGIIPDNFGGATEEEFFKKPVGTGPFVIEAWDPAGDVTFVKNTSYWQEGKPSIDKLVYKLIEDDSQAINQLKAGEVHAVEALALQNAEELKNGADTAVVTNGSWVTEQLFFNTLDEHFKDVHVRRALALALDREGLTKALTFGYAQTANSLLPTTIPYNANDTIKALDFDVEAAKAELAKSAFPDGFSTKLLVASGNSTRAQEAQIIQAAGQSIGINIEIESIELATFRERFFAYDFAAMLNSGQADSPEANSILAFQTDPEGFSKSYWTHYTNDEVTKLLYEGQKTPDGDARAGIYTKLLQTLADEVPYIPLYYPDILIGARASVENLVVLPNGSVRFEDVRIGQ